Below is a genomic region from Peromyscus leucopus breed LL Stock chromosome 17, UCI_PerLeu_2.1, whole genome shotgun sequence.
ttccaggaaacatagtaagttccaggccagcctggattatacagtaagggccaccaccaccaccccaaaacaaaaacagaaaagcaaaacccaCCGCAAACTGATGCCAGACAGAGTTACATATTCTTGttatcctagaacttgggaggtagaagcaggaggagctcAAGTGTgagtccagcctaggctacacagcaggaccctgttttttaaaaatccccaaacaagCCAAAACCTAATGTTGTAATTTTTAGCCTGGAAGATATAGTTTTAGTGATAAAAAGCTTTGAAGTCCTGGCGCCCTGGATTCCATGCCAGTATTGTAAAAATCACCTCCAAGATaatctgttttctcattttggaATTTTTTGGTACCATAGAGTGACAAAAAAGTCTAATGCTGAAACTGTGCAGGTATTGTGAGGCCGTGATTTCATTACTCAACTCACATATGCTGTGTATTGCTGTTTTAGAAGGAAGATCTGGAACCCCAAGAAcagcttccctctcctccttcaccCCCCACTTCCCAGGTTGATGCCGCTATCGGGCTGCTAATGCCTCCTCTCCAGACGCCTGATAATCTCTCGGTGTTCTGTGACCACAATTACACTGTGGAGGACACAATGCACCAGAGGAAGAGGATTCACCAGCTGGAGCAGCAGGTGGAAAAGCTCAGGAAGAAACTCAAGACTGCCCAGCAGCGATGCCggaggcaggagagacagctggaaaaGCTCAAGGAGGTTGTGcatttccagagagagaaagatgatgCGTCCGAGAGGGGCTATGTAGTTCTCCCACATGACTACTTCGAAATTGTTGAAGTACCAGCGTGAAAACATGAGGTGTCTTAGTGGGACAAGACTACATGCCCTCTTTAACCTACACACAGGAGTTCATTTGAAAAACTAGCGCTTGACtacttgtataaaaaaaaaatcagaatatttttttaaaataaagtagttATATACTGTAAAAttgtaaattttttgtttgtaatttcagagtttttacattttaacaaaatatttaaaaaaaaaaaccttagaccACCAGTATGATGTTGTATATTGTTTTCAAGATGGTGGATTGTTTTTCATTTGAGTATTTatagaaataatgtaaaaatgaaaagtagagaGGATAATGGTTCAGTAAAGATGATTTAAGTTTCAAAGTTAAAATTAATGTCCTTTATTGAGAGAACTTATTTAAATCGGAAGTGTAAGTGAGATCATAGGACAGCCTCTCAGAATATAGAGATGTACATACACATTTGTATTTATAGTCAgagcttcatttatttttctcaatcaCTTGTCAAAAATGAAATGTCAAGTCAATATTTGAGGAAAACTATTTTGCTGTCTTCAGAAGAGTCATTCCATATTTAATCACTAACTTCGTAAAGTGGATTTTAAAGTAGGTCCTTTTGTCCATAGCTTTATAAACTTGGAGGTGTGTCCTGGGGAATGAAGGCCTCCAAGAGAGAGAGGTATTGTTAGCAGTGAAGTGGAAGCTGGGCTGCTGAGCTGCCCCTCTGGGGGCAGTGCTTATCAtgcaagcctggccacctgagtcTCACCCCTGGACCCACGGAAAGGTGGAGAGACAACTCCACAGGGTTgtcttcagacctccacatgtgtgctgtggcttgTGTGCACACTTCCAGAAAATGAAATTGGGACCTGGTTCCTCATGTGCTCTCATTATCCCCTACCTAAAGGCATCGAATTCTACAGCTGTAGTTAATCTGCATTCAAACTTCTAACATTCAAACTTCTAACATAGAGTTTGGTTTGTATCAGAATATGGTAACTTTTCCCTTAACCTGTTCGATTTTGGTCAAGCCAttgcataaaaattatttttttcactaaagttagaaattatatctaatttacttcAAGTGACTTATGTTCAAAAGTAATGTGCTGTGTTTATGTCCAAAAGTGTCGAGACTTAAATATTGCAGTTTCTGTTCATACTGTGGATTGTGTTCTGACTTTGTGAGAAAGCTTAcataaatttgaaatgaaaagatgTTCTGAGTAGACaaatattgataaaataattCTCTATTTAGGTTTAGGAGaagcatattttatatttcagagtACACTGTAGTTGAGGAGTAGCAGACCTTTTAAGACAGTATTAAAGATATGATATTCAAGTATCATTTGTGGATCTGCCTTTTCTTTCCGATGTACTGCCATGCTGAGATGGGTAGCATTTCTAATTCATGGAATTTGAGTGGTTTTTATGAacatcttttttttgtgtgtgtgctaggcaaacactacccCCAAGCTATATCAGAATCTCTCTATTCTctattctattctttttcttcttattatttgtttttttgagacagggtctcactatgtagctctggctatcctggaactcaccatgtagaccaggctggcctcgaacttacagagagcTACCTGCCTCTGTTTATTGAGTGCtagaatttaaggcatgtaccaccaagcctggccccctattagtaattttttttttttttttggtttttcgagacggtttctctgtgcagatttgcacctttcctagaactcgctttggagactaggctggccttgaactcacagagatctgcctggctctgcctcccgagtgctgggactaaaggtgtgcgccaccaccgcccggctaccctattagtaattttttaaagatctattttatatggctggagagatgtctcagtggttaagaatacctAAAACTGTTTCTGAAGCCCtaagttgggttcccagcaaccacatagcagctcacagcctccttcctgtaactctggttcctggtgatctgatgccctctctggcctcactgtgcagaccaggttgatccgcctacctctgcctcccgagtgctgggatttagagGCAGTgtcatgccaccatgtctgacccatacgccccacccccatcacctatttttgagacacagtttggCTTTTTATCTCTGCCTGGCTTTGAATTAGGTACCCTTGGCTCTCattgaacttgtagcaatcctgtCTCAACTtgccaaatgctggggttacaagtgtatATCGCTATGCTCCATGTGGGTCAGTAGTTTAAAAGTGTAAAATAATTGGATTATTTACATAGTATATTAACTTCCTTTAGAATCAACTAAGGGATGGGAGTCTTCACTGGGTACTCACGGAACCCAGCTTCGTGGTAAGCAAAAGAAACAGctcttacaacaacaacaacaagctaAATTTGAGTAAAGGCAGCCCAGGAACATAGATTTAGATCTCTCCAAATACTATTTAATGGTGAGGTAGCAATTTTCATGAACTTTGTAGCAACATAACAAAGCCACAAATGAAGATACTTTTCAGATACTTTTGGCACATCAGGTAGGTGGGTTAGAGCAAGAACTGAGAACTTGgcttgtgatggtttgaaagaaaatgtctcccaaaggGAGTAGCGCTATtggggggtgtggccttggagaaagtgcgtcactgtgggggtgggctttgaggcctcttTTGTTcaggcttccctcagtgtgactgtcagttgacttcctgttacctgcaagctGTAGCATCCTCAGCTCCAGCACCTCATCTACATGACACCacgctccccatcatgatgataatggactgaagctctgaaactgtaagtgagcccccccCCAttaaatagttttttgtttttttttttaataagagttgcaatggtcatgatgtctcctgacagcaataaaaacccagactaagaagttggtaccagagactgggggattgctgtgataggcctgaccatacttttgtttggagtaaaatggactttggtactttgggctAGGAAAGTAGTGGGATGCTTTAAGCACTGTTTAATGGGgtatactagtaggagcatgttAGACAATGGTGCTGATAATGATTTGCAATGTCAGGAGCTGGCTTGAGGTTTCAGAGAggaattttaatatgttgcctagagatcatccTTGTGATATTGTAGTGAAGGacgtggctgccttttgcccttgtctgaagagtctgcctgaggctaaagtgaagagttttggatgaattctgctggcagaggaaatctcacaaCAGCCTAGCATAGACTCtgtcattttctcatttgtgttaactctgatgaagatttgaaacgaaaaggaacaagctgataaaggaaaaatacaaaatgtagaatttgaagagaaaaggagtaccaggaagtggaatggagctaagccCTGTGTTTGAAGAGATAAACAgactaagaaatggaataaagggaatggtggtctcaggacaagatcccacccagctaagtttccgatttgtgaaaaggaatgaaaagcttagagtcaggtgtggcggtgtacacttttaatcctagcactggggaggcagaagtggcggatctctgagttagaggccagcctggtctacagagcaagtcccagaacagccaagcttaggcactGAAGGACATTGTCGAAAACAGAAAGcttgtgaagatgtaattgaaagatctctgagttcaaggccagcttggtctacagatccagtttcaggacagccaagcttagtgaaggaaaccatcaaaatcAGAAAGTTGAAGATGtaaattgaatgagggggccatgttccagccccagcaagcagcagagccTGGCAGCTTCGGCTGTgaggttctggctttagagtcaaggatagaagaaaggggctatggaatttgcctcagACTAatgaaagccactgaggccaggcatgtgtcaggggtgtccctgagtGGAGGCCCAGAAGAGGccttgtgtgaagctgtgaagttgaatcctggattgccttggagaacccaagatgttcgAGATGCCAGAgccgtgggatacctgccaagaaaTGCTGCTAACCGAGTTGAACCAGCCCAAGAggaagaagtatgttgcagtcaaccaAGCTGAatagagttggagatctgaaaagcattttgacattagacatggagatgcagagtttggagtttgcccagctggttttcagtcttgctttggtccagtatttcctcattatgctccctCCCCTATGTATATGTATTCTAATGTATATGCTGTGCTATTATATGTTggattggttttctttttaattttttatgttacaggggattacagttagagagtgcatgaatctcagaagaataAACATTGAACTTTAgccttttaaacattgttgaaacTGTGATAGTCTATGGGGACTTTTGCAGTTGTACTAAATGCTAtccttttaaacattgttgaaactgtgatagactatggggacttttgcagttggactaaatgcattttgcattataatattgtTATAAGCTTAagggagccagggagtggaatgtggtagtttgaatataattggccccataatctcagagagagtggcactattaggaggtatggctttgctgaagtgggtatggccttgttggaggaaatgtgtcactgtgggggtaggctttgaggtttcctatgctcaggttACTACCCAGTgcctcagtcaacttcctgttgcctgaaagatgtgtgagtcttagctacttctccagcaccatgcctgcccgcACGTCACCATgccccaccataatgataacagactgaacttctgaagtgtaagtgagccaccccaattaaatgtttgtagTAGGACTTTGTAAGACAGTAGTGTTGAGAAGTATGCATActgtggaggcccagctcaagagaTTATTTCAGCAACTGGGCTAGAGACcctttgtgtgatattttggcaaaaatGTGGTTGCTTTCTAACCATATCCTAAGAAGTTTCTTGAGGCTATATTTAAAagtaatggattaaaaaaaaaagtaatggatTTTGGCAGAGGAGACTTTAAAACAGCTGAATGATAACTCTATCATGTGGTTAGTAGTAGTAACTATTATGCAGGTCTACATTGAAAAGCATAAATGGggtgaaaaatacaaaatgtacagtttgagaagaaaaaggacacaACAAGCTTAATGTTACAATGAAGGCCTGTGTTGGAAGAGTGTAATTGTTAAGGAGATTAGTGCCATTAAGAAGAGGCGTTACCTGCATTAGAATAGATGAAAAGGGAAGGGTACCCTcaaggcaagaccccacccagataagctttcaacttgtgaaagagagtataatttttttttttctcctggtgggCAACTTCAACCATAGATGCTGCTAATGTGGTTTAAGGGAGCCAGGGTCCATCCCAACATGGAAATATTCTCTACATGGTGCTGGCTCTAGAGTAATAAAAGATAAGgagttgtggaatcttcctctgtggCTTCAGACAGTAACCCAACAAATGCACACAGCAATAACTTCTTGTTCTTTTATCCACAAAGATCTTGAAGGATTTATGCAAAAATAGATAGTTGATACAAAATcgtgtttctttctctggttaCTTGTACTACAAGTACCATGAGCaaaaaaatatccaagaaatgcttttaaattccaaaaaagtttaaaaaacaaaggttttagatttagaaaaaaggttttatttttcaactgGTCTGGGCATCACAAGGCCAGGATCAGTTACTTTTAACTTCAACACAcctttgttttctcctctgtgaGCCCTGATTTCTTTTTGCAAGGACACCAGTCCATTTGGATCAGGGTCCCACACTACAGGTGGCATTTTAACTTAATCATTGTCTTAATACTGCACTGTTAGAGGCTGGGGATTGGTACTTCTATGAATTGGGAGTGGGCACACAATTAGGGCCAGATGCTGCCCATtactggagagaaggaagagatttACAGAAGCCAAAGAACTTGTCAAGTTCAAGTACTCAGCCTCAGAATGCTTGAAAACTAACCAGTCCATCACTAAATACAGTCAGGGCCTGAAAGAGCCCAGGAGGACAGAGATGGTTACATAAAGAATTAGGAAGAGAAACAAAACGCAACCAGAGGGAAAGAATGTTGCTTCCAGACTTTCTGTGCGCTGCCTGTCTCCTGAAATAGTGGAGTGGGGTGGGCACCACTGGCTACAACAGTGTTTGGTGGTCATCTTGGTCTCTGCTGCGCTGCCTGCACCTACTGTTAATTAGTGAATGAGTAAGTGGATGAGCTCTGATCCCCAATTTCAGAAGTGCTGGATGTTAGGATTCGGGCAAAGGAGGAATGTCAGTTGCTGGGCTCAGCAAAGCGGACAAGACCTGGATGATTTCATTTATGGTCTCCTGCTGTCCTCTGCTGGCTGCTAATGAGAACGCTCAGGAATCCGCAGGGTTCAACGAAGCACAGATctgttggggaagaaaggaagcattTGCTGGAGTCCTGCCTTGTCAATCTCACCTTCTCCACACAAGCCAACACAGTTTTGATTAATGACACAAAAGATTTTACATATTGTGACGGCACTGAAACTTGCTTATcctaataaaagaaataagaaaatgtcgataaaagaaaaacacacttgTTTA
It encodes:
- the Thap1 gene encoding THAP domain-containing protein 1, producing MVQSCSAYGCKNRYDKDKPVSFHKFPLTRPSLCKQWEAAVRRKNFKPTKYSSICSEHFTPDCFKRECNNKLLKENAVPTIFLCTEPHDKKEDLEPQEQLPSPPSPPTSQVDAAIGLLMPPLQTPDNLSVFCDHNYTVEDTMHQRKRIHQLEQQVEKLRKKLKTAQQRCRRQERQLEKLKEVVHFQREKDDASERGYVVLPHDYFEIVEVPA